A stretch of Longimicrobium sp. DNA encodes these proteins:
- a CDS encoding HU family DNA-binding protein, translated as MTKADLVQRVADTIGPGVTKRDCAVVVDAFLNAIKDAMGEHQNIEIRGFGTFKVRERKSRLARNPRTGDPVEVPPRAVPVFKPSKELRALVEERPLV; from the coding sequence ATGACCAAGGCGGATCTTGTCCAGCGGGTCGCCGACACCATCGGCCCGGGGGTCACCAAGCGCGACTGCGCGGTGGTGGTCGACGCGTTCCTGAACGCCATCAAGGACGCGATGGGCGAGCACCAGAACATCGAGATCCGGGGCTTCGGCACCTTCAAGGTCCGCGAGCGCAAGAGCCGGCTGGCGCGCAACCCGCGCACCGGCGACCCCGTCGAGGTGCCGCCGCGCGCGGTGCCGGTGTTCAAGCCCTCGAAGGAGCTGCGCGCCCTGGTCGAGGAGCGCCCGCTCGTCTGA
- a CDS encoding MoaD/ThiS family protein, with the protein MPNLEPPMIVRSLFFAQYRELAGADELRVELPPGASVADLVAELRARANGLSSLPAAPLVAVNMDYAPLATRLEHGDEVAFIPPVAGG; encoded by the coding sequence ATGCCCAACCTGGAACCGCCGATGATCGTCCGCTCGCTCTTCTTCGCCCAGTACCGCGAGCTCGCCGGCGCCGACGAGCTCCGCGTGGAGCTGCCGCCGGGGGCGAGCGTGGCCGATCTCGTCGCCGAGCTGCGCGCGCGGGCGAACGGGCTGTCGTCGCTCCCCGCCGCCCCGCTGGTGGCCGTCAACATGGACTACGCGCCCCTCGCCACGCGGCTCGAGCATGGCGACGAGGTGGCGTTCATCCCGCCCGTGGCCGGGGGGTGA
- a CDS encoding molybdenum cofactor biosynthesis protein MoaE, producing MAAAYAAVTPEPLDAARLLADTLSPADGAAVLFWGVVRNENDGRAVTHLEYHAYAGMAERQMHRIAEEAIARFGTGDIRVVHRVGDLRVGEASVAVVVASPHRGEAYQASRYVIEELKKRVPVWKREGYAEGGSEWVPGFTASAAEVAEGRPL from the coding sequence GTGGCCGCCGCGTACGCCGCCGTGACGCCCGAGCCGCTCGACGCGGCGCGCCTGCTGGCCGACACGCTCTCGCCCGCGGACGGCGCCGCCGTGCTCTTCTGGGGCGTGGTCCGCAACGAGAACGACGGCCGCGCCGTGACCCACCTGGAATACCACGCCTACGCCGGGATGGCCGAGCGGCAGATGCACCGCATCGCCGAGGAGGCCATCGCGCGCTTCGGCACCGGCGACATCCGCGTGGTGCACCGCGTGGGCGACCTGCGGGTGGGCGAGGCGAGCGTGGCCGTCGTCGTGGCCTCGCCGCACCGGGGCGAGGCGTACCAGGCGTCGCGCTACGTGATCGAGGAGCTCAAGAAGCGCGTCCCCGTCTGGAAGCGCGAGGGGTACGCGGAGGGCGGCAGCGAGTGGGTGCCCGGCTTCACCGCGAGCGCGGCGGAAGTGGCCGAAGGGAGGCCGCTGTGA
- the moaA gene encoding GTP 3',8-cyclase MoaA, producing the protein MSALVQLGGRHPAVAERAVPEQGPMHDGFGRRIEYLRISVTDKCNLRCVYCMPVEGLPWLKREELLSYEEIAEVVRVMAGMGLRKVRITGGEPLVRRDLAALVRMLRAVDGIADIAVSTNAVLLEEQAGELRKAGVDRLNVSLDSLRPDRIDAIARRPGSAAAILRGLDAAERVGFAPIKVNCVVMRGRNDDEVEDFAAVTRERPWHVRFIEVMPTGDNLGVSRDEYVSSDEVLARVRTIGALEPVAGPPGNGPARYWAFPGAAGTVGVITPMSHNYCGSCNRMRLTADGQLRPCLFGSIQTDLRDALRRGEPIEPLVRRTLRIKPERHWLVQGSDEGSGGLLALSQVGG; encoded by the coding sequence GTGAGCGCGCTGGTGCAGCTCGGCGGGCGCCACCCGGCGGTGGCCGAGAGGGCCGTCCCCGAGCAGGGGCCGATGCACGACGGCTTCGGGCGGCGCATCGAGTACCTGCGCATCTCCGTCACCGACAAGTGCAACCTGCGCTGCGTCTACTGCATGCCCGTGGAGGGGCTGCCGTGGCTGAAGCGCGAGGAGCTGCTCTCGTACGAGGAGATCGCCGAGGTCGTGCGGGTGATGGCGGGGATGGGCCTCAGGAAGGTGCGCATCACCGGTGGTGAGCCGCTGGTCCGCCGCGACCTGGCGGCGCTCGTGCGCATGCTGCGCGCGGTGGACGGCATCGCCGACATCGCGGTCTCCACCAACGCGGTGCTGCTGGAGGAGCAGGCCGGCGAGCTGCGGAAGGCGGGGGTGGACCGGCTGAACGTCTCGCTCGACTCGCTGCGCCCCGACCGCATCGACGCCATCGCCCGCCGCCCCGGGAGCGCGGCGGCGATCCTGCGCGGGCTGGACGCCGCCGAGCGCGTCGGCTTCGCGCCGATCAAGGTCAACTGCGTGGTGATGCGCGGCCGCAACGACGACGAGGTGGAGGACTTCGCGGCCGTCACCCGCGAGCGCCCCTGGCACGTGCGCTTCATCGAGGTGATGCCCACGGGCGACAACCTGGGCGTCTCGCGCGACGAGTACGTCTCCAGCGACGAGGTGCTGGCGCGGGTGCGGACGATCGGCGCGCTGGAGCCGGTGGCGGGCCCGCCGGGGAACGGGCCTGCGCGCTACTGGGCCTTCCCCGGCGCCGCGGGGACGGTGGGCGTCATCACCCCGATGAGCCACAACTACTGCGGGAGCTGCAACCGCATGCGGCTCACGGCCGACGGCCAGCTCCGCCCCTGCCTGTTCGGATCGATCCAGACCGACCTGCGCGACGCGCTCCGCCGCGGCGAGCCGATCGAGCCGCTGGTGCGCCGGACGCTGCGCATCAAGCCCGAGCGCCACTGGCTCGTCCAGGGGAGCGACGAGGGGAGCGGCGGCCTGCTGGCGCTCTCGCAGGTGGGGGGATGA
- a CDS encoding AbrB/MazE/SpoVT family DNA-binding domain-containing protein, which yields MRARVQKWDDDLALRIPKALADMSTLEEGSDVELTIEADHLVVTPVRRRKYTLDELLAQVDENDLHPEVDTGPSVGEEAW from the coding sequence ATGCGAGCACGCGTACAGAAGTGGGACGACGACCTCGCCCTTCGGATCCCCAAAGCCCTGGCAGACATGTCGACACTCGAGGAAGGCTCGGACGTGGAGCTCACGATCGAGGCGGACCATCTGGTCGTCACGCCCGTTCGCAGGCGGAAGTACACGCTGGATGAGCTTCTCGCTCAGGTGGACGAGAACGATCTGCATCCCGAGGTGGATACCGGGCCCAGCGTTGGGGAGGAGGCCTGGTGA
- a CDS encoding aminoglycoside phosphotransferase family protein: MTLHEALTPEHACQALAELGFRLSPADVHLVPRDGRWLVRLPGGRLAWFAATAAGLAAMQTERRVLRVLKERCGFAAPRVLAASADGGVDVRAMVPGVHDTRAVYARVRREPEAARRVGAALGAILADLHTRAGAADVAGWLPRRPGWPEPRGWICDRLPRVVDHRGLRAEADAVIAEYEELLDRTPPDDRVLVHADLGLHNVSVDAATLRVHGVFDWESACWADRHLDFRYLVFDTAHDALLEAALAVYEPAAGRPVSRERVLLYNAACAVCYLAFRAGVPPEQSWCGRTLAEDLHWTRHAIARLRAARRS; the protein is encoded by the coding sequence GTGACGCTTCACGAAGCGCTGACCCCGGAACACGCCTGCCAGGCGCTGGCGGAGCTCGGATTTCGGCTCTCGCCCGCGGACGTGCACCTGGTCCCACGAGACGGCAGGTGGCTCGTCCGGCTCCCCGGGGGCCGGCTGGCGTGGTTCGCGGCGACCGCCGCCGGGCTCGCGGCGATGCAGACCGAGCGCCGCGTGCTGCGCGTGCTGAAGGAGCGCTGCGGCTTCGCGGCTCCCCGCGTGCTCGCCGCGTCGGCGGACGGCGGCGTCGACGTGCGCGCGATGGTGCCGGGCGTCCACGACACCCGGGCCGTCTACGCCCGCGTCCGCCGGGAGCCGGAGGCCGCCAGGCGCGTGGGGGCGGCGCTCGGGGCGATCCTGGCCGACCTGCACACACGCGCCGGCGCGGCCGACGTCGCCGGCTGGCTCCCCCGGCGGCCGGGCTGGCCGGAGCCGCGCGGGTGGATCTGCGACCGCCTGCCGCGGGTGGTGGACCACCGCGGGCTCCGCGCCGAGGCCGACGCCGTCATCGCGGAGTACGAAGAGCTGCTGGATCGGACTCCTCCGGACGACCGCGTCCTCGTCCACGCCGACCTCGGCCTGCACAACGTGAGCGTCGACGCGGCCACGCTCCGCGTGCACGGCGTGTTCGACTGGGAGAGCGCCTGCTGGGCCGACCGGCACCTCGACTTCCGCTACCTGGTGTTCGACACCGCGCACGACGCGCTGCTCGAGGCCGCGCTGGCGGTCTACGAGCCGGCCGCAGGGCGCCCGGTCTCACGGGAGCGCGTGCTGCTGTACAACGCGGCGTGCGCGGTCTGCTACCTCGCCTTCCGGGCGGGCGTCCCGCCGGAGCAGAGCTGGTGCGGGCGGACCCTCGCCGAGGACCTGCACTGGACGCGGCACGCGATCGCGCGCCTGCGCGCGGCTCGTCGAAGCTGA
- a CDS encoding nucleotidyltransferase domain-containing protein has protein sequence MSAKAMLLGSETLYRVILYFLLHPRARPHFRALQRHVGAGVRPLKAALDRLEELDLLRSEGEGNRRVYHANHEHRGWLALMHMVREFTDPTEVLREALSDVPNVEAAFIFGSVASGDARLESDLDLFVIGEEIPDYEMGRCTSESSAVLGRVVNVVEYSRRDLARRIEENHYFVRNVLSKPKRWIVGDEKLLARMAA, from the coding sequence ATGAGCGCAAAGGCGATGCTGCTCGGCTCCGAGACGCTGTACCGGGTGATCCTGTACTTCCTCCTGCATCCACGCGCGAGGCCGCACTTCCGCGCGCTCCAGCGGCACGTCGGGGCAGGCGTGCGGCCACTCAAAGCCGCGCTCGACCGTCTGGAAGAACTGGATCTGCTGCGCAGCGAAGGCGAGGGGAACCGGCGGGTCTACCACGCGAACCACGAGCACCGGGGCTGGCTGGCGCTCATGCACATGGTGCGCGAGTTCACTGACCCCACCGAGGTCCTGCGCGAGGCGCTCTCCGACGTCCCCAATGTCGAAGCGGCGTTCATCTTCGGCTCCGTGGCCTCCGGTGACGCGCGGCTGGAAAGCGACCTGGACCTCTTCGTCATCGGCGAGGAGATCCCGGATTACGAGATGGGACGCTGTACTTCGGAATCGTCCGCTGTCCTGGGACGCGTGGTGAACGTGGTCGAGTACAGTCGGCGCGACCTGGCCCGGCGCATCGAAGAGAACCACTACTTCGTTCGTAACGTGCTGTCGAAGCCGAAGCGATGGATCGTGGGTGACGAGAAACTCCTGGCCCGGATGGCCGCATGA
- a CDS encoding glutamine synthetase family protein, whose product MDHRGGAAGEGRRPGRISFDELRERIAAGEIDTVVSAITDMQGRLMGKRIQGEFFLEHAHHGTHFCTYLLGTDMEMATPGGYRRMNWETGYGDWLADPDWETLRVVPWLEKTAVVLADARDEESGELIPVAPRGILRRQVERARELGFTPLMASELEFYLLRESYEAAAEKGFHDLKPFGWYNEDYHLLQATKAEPLYRRFRNEMTAAGIPIEFSKGEAAPGQHEVNIHYAPALEAADRHTLFKHGIKEMAWQDGRAVTFMAKPDHRWTGSSAHIHVSLQDAAGERSAFHEEGAEPYGMSAAMRHFLGGMLHAARELAFFIAPFVNSYKRYAVASWAPVNLVWGRDNRTCSFRVVGRGEALRIENRLPGGDANPYLAYAAVLGAGLHGIEEGIEPPPEFRGNGYTATGVPRIPRALYEAADLLEQSRLARRVFGDEVVEHYVNAARVEQETYDAVVTSWERERYLERG is encoded by the coding sequence ATGGACCACCGCGGCGGGGCGGCCGGGGAGGGGAGACGGCCGGGCCGGATCAGCTTCGACGAGCTGCGCGAGCGGATCGCGGCCGGAGAGATCGACACCGTGGTCTCCGCGATCACCGACATGCAGGGGCGGCTGATGGGCAAGCGCATCCAGGGCGAGTTCTTCCTGGAGCACGCGCACCACGGCACGCACTTCTGCACGTACCTGCTCGGGACCGACATGGAGATGGCCACCCCGGGCGGCTACCGGCGCATGAACTGGGAGACCGGCTACGGCGACTGGCTGGCGGACCCCGACTGGGAGACGCTGCGCGTGGTCCCCTGGCTGGAGAAGACGGCCGTCGTGCTGGCCGACGCGCGCGACGAGGAGTCGGGCGAGCTGATCCCCGTCGCCCCGCGCGGCATCCTGCGGCGGCAGGTGGAGCGGGCGCGGGAGCTGGGCTTCACCCCGCTGATGGCGAGCGAGCTGGAGTTCTACCTCCTGCGCGAGAGCTACGAGGCGGCCGCCGAGAAGGGCTTCCACGACCTCAAACCCTTCGGCTGGTACAACGAGGACTACCACCTCCTCCAGGCCACCAAGGCCGAGCCCCTCTACCGCCGCTTCCGCAACGAGATGACGGCGGCCGGCATCCCCATCGAGTTCAGCAAGGGCGAGGCGGCGCCGGGGCAGCACGAGGTCAACATCCACTACGCGCCGGCGCTGGAGGCGGCGGACCGGCACACGCTCTTCAAGCACGGCATCAAGGAGATGGCGTGGCAGGACGGCCGCGCGGTCACCTTCATGGCCAAGCCCGACCACCGCTGGACCGGCAGCAGCGCGCACATCCACGTGAGCCTCCAGGACGCCGCCGGCGAGCGGAGCGCGTTCCACGAGGAGGGCGCCGAGCCGTACGGGATGTCGGCGGCGATGCGGCACTTCCTGGGCGGGATGCTGCACGCGGCGCGCGAGCTGGCGTTCTTCATCGCCCCGTTCGTGAACTCGTACAAGCGCTACGCGGTGGCGAGCTGGGCGCCGGTGAACCTGGTGTGGGGGCGCGACAACCGGACGTGCTCCTTCCGTGTGGTGGGCCGCGGGGAGGCGCTGCGGATCGAGAACCGGCTCCCCGGCGGCGACGCGAACCCGTACCTGGCGTACGCGGCGGTGCTGGGCGCGGGGCTGCACGGCATCGAGGAGGGAATCGAGCCGCCGCCCGAGTTCCGCGGCAACGGCTACACGGCCACCGGCGTCCCGCGCATCCCCCGCGCGCTCTACGAGGCCGCCGACCTGCTGGAGCAGAGCCGGCTCGCGCGCCGCGTCTTCGGCGACGAGGTGGTGGAGCATTACGTGAACGCCGCCCGCGTGGAGCAGGAGACGTACGACGCGGTGGTCACGAGCTGGGAGCGCGAGCGGTACCTGGAGCGGGGGTGA
- a CDS encoding glucose 1-dehydrogenase produces MRLQDKVCFVTGGASGMGRVAAESFCREGARVAVADLSEEQGEEAAAAARAAGGDAFFVRCDVTREADVRQAIRATVERFGRLDVLYNNAGIMMEEDHSVTDTEEWVWDRTLAVNVKGIYFCCRHGIPEMVKGGGGSVINIASFVALLGCSVPQDAYTASKGAVIALTKSLAVQFGPRGVRSNAVCPGPIETPLMTEWLLTDPEAKRIRLARNPTGRFGRPEDVVNLGIYLASDESAWTNGAVLVVDGGITSNYF; encoded by the coding sequence ATGCGGCTCCAGGACAAGGTCTGCTTCGTGACGGGGGGCGCCAGCGGGATGGGGCGCGTGGCGGCGGAGAGCTTCTGCCGCGAGGGGGCGCGCGTGGCCGTCGCCGACCTGAGCGAGGAGCAGGGCGAGGAGGCGGCGGCCGCCGCCCGCGCGGCCGGCGGCGACGCCTTCTTCGTGCGCTGCGACGTCACCCGCGAGGCCGACGTCCGGCAGGCGATCCGGGCCACGGTGGAGCGCTTCGGGCGGCTGGACGTGCTCTACAACAACGCCGGGATCATGATGGAGGAGGACCACTCCGTCACCGACACCGAGGAGTGGGTGTGGGACAGGACGCTCGCCGTCAACGTCAAGGGGATCTACTTCTGCTGCAGGCACGGCATCCCCGAGATGGTGAAGGGCGGCGGCGGGTCGGTGATCAACATCGCCTCGTTCGTGGCGCTGCTGGGGTGCAGCGTGCCGCAGGACGCCTACACCGCCTCCAAGGGCGCCGTCATCGCGCTGACGAAGTCGCTCGCGGTGCAGTTCGGGCCCCGGGGGGTGCGCAGCAACGCCGTCTGCCCGGGGCCGATCGAGACGCCGCTGATGACCGAGTGGCTGCTGACCGACCCCGAGGCCAAGCGCATCCGCCTGGCCCGCAACCCCACCGGGCGCTTCGGCCGGCCGGAGGACGTGGTGAACCTCGGGATCTACCTGGCCTCGGACGAGTCCGCGTGGACCAACGGGGCGGTGCTCGTGGTCGACGGCGGGATCACCAGCAACTACTTCTGA
- a CDS encoding gamma-glutamyl-gamma-aminobutyrate hydrolase family protein — protein sequence MSSARPRIGLAPCFFHADPTRAIFKGKTLLYLEESLAHWLQRAGALPFLLPTPGGEIGARDLLAEVDGLVLQGGSDVAPGSYGEAPLRPEWAGDAVRDRYEIELVRACLEMEKPVLGVCRGMQVLNVALGGTLYQDLQTQRPECSVHRDWEVYCDLRHRVRFEPGSRLSRLYPGQAEATINTVHHQGIRELGEGLAVEARADDGIVEAVRYEGAGFVYGVQWHPEFHDPADPELLDGRPILEMFLGAVEARRGAGTGVHHAALPGD from the coding sequence ATGTCTTCCGCCCGGCCGCGGATCGGCCTCGCCCCCTGCTTCTTCCACGCCGATCCCACGAGGGCGATCTTCAAGGGGAAGACGCTCCTGTACCTGGAGGAGTCGCTCGCGCACTGGCTGCAGCGCGCGGGGGCGCTCCCCTTCCTGCTGCCCACGCCGGGCGGTGAGATCGGCGCGCGCGACCTGCTGGCGGAGGTGGACGGCCTGGTGCTGCAGGGCGGCTCGGACGTGGCCCCCGGCAGCTACGGCGAGGCGCCGCTGCGCCCCGAGTGGGCCGGCGACGCCGTGCGCGACCGCTACGAGATCGAGCTGGTGCGCGCCTGCCTGGAGATGGAGAAGCCGGTGCTGGGCGTCTGCCGGGGGATGCAGGTGCTGAACGTGGCGCTGGGCGGCACGCTGTACCAGGATCTCCAGACGCAGCGCCCCGAGTGCTCCGTCCACCGCGACTGGGAGGTCTACTGCGACCTGCGCCACCGCGTCCGCTTCGAGCCGGGCTCCCGGCTCTCGCGCCTGTACCCGGGGCAGGCGGAGGCGACCATCAACACCGTGCACCACCAGGGGATCAGGGAGCTGGGCGAGGGGCTCGCGGTGGAGGCGCGCGCGGACGACGGGATCGTGGAGGCGGTGCGCTACGAGGGCGCGGGGTTCGTCTACGGCGTGCAGTGGCACCCGGAGTTCCACGACCCGGCCGACCCCGAGCTGCTGGACGGCCGCCCGATCCTGGAGATGTTCCTGGGCGCGGTGGAGGCCCGCCGGGGCGCGGGCACCGGGGTTCACCACGCCGCCTTGCCGGGCGATTGA
- a CDS encoding aldehyde dehydrogenase family protein, whose translation MLQVTNPATEEVVRELEEDTLDTLARKARAAREAQRAWACVPVEERVETARRFGRLLEERTGRLAALLTSEMGKPLAQARNELAGMQARIGFFVEKTAEAIRDEVVPGDGAVEERIRWEPLGVVANVSAWNYPYFVGSNVFLPALLTGNAVLYKPSEHATLTGLAMAELLYESGVPEDVFATVVGGGPVGAALLEHEIDGVFFTGSYATGRKIAEAVAGRLVKVQLELGGKDPVYVCDDVDVPAAAAATAEGAFYNAGQSCCAIERLYVHRSIAAGFTDAFVETVRGYRAGDPTDEATYVGPLARREQLAVLEEQVRDAVEKGARLLCGGKRREGRGWYFEPTVLAGVDHSMRVMREESFGPVIGIQEVAGDDEAVERMNDTEYGLTAGVYTPDRARAERVLARVDAGTVYWNCCDRVSPRLPWTGRRHSGIGSTLSVLGIRAFVQPKAWHLNPSCGG comes from the coding sequence ATGCTGCAGGTGACGAACCCCGCGACCGAAGAGGTCGTCCGCGAGCTGGAGGAGGACACGCTCGACACGCTCGCCCGGAAGGCGCGCGCCGCCCGCGAGGCGCAGCGCGCGTGGGCGTGCGTCCCCGTCGAGGAGCGCGTGGAGACGGCGCGGCGCTTCGGGCGGCTGCTGGAGGAGCGCACCGGCCGGCTGGCGGCGCTGCTCACCTCGGAGATGGGGAAACCGCTCGCCCAGGCGCGCAACGAGCTGGCGGGGATGCAGGCGCGCATCGGCTTCTTCGTCGAGAAGACGGCGGAGGCGATCCGCGACGAGGTGGTGCCGGGCGACGGCGCCGTGGAGGAGCGCATCCGCTGGGAGCCGCTGGGCGTGGTGGCCAACGTGTCGGCGTGGAACTACCCGTACTTCGTGGGCTCCAACGTCTTCCTCCCCGCGCTGCTCACCGGCAACGCCGTGCTCTACAAGCCCTCCGAGCACGCCACGCTCACCGGGCTGGCGATGGCCGAGCTGCTGTACGAGTCCGGCGTCCCCGAGGACGTGTTCGCCACCGTGGTCGGCGGGGGGCCGGTGGGCGCGGCGCTCCTGGAGCACGAGATCGACGGCGTGTTCTTCACCGGCAGCTACGCCACGGGGCGGAAGATCGCCGAGGCGGTGGCGGGGCGGCTGGTGAAGGTGCAGCTCGAGCTGGGCGGCAAGGACCCCGTCTACGTCTGCGACGACGTCGACGTCCCCGCGGCCGCCGCGGCCACCGCCGAGGGCGCCTTCTACAACGCCGGGCAGAGCTGCTGCGCCATCGAGCGCCTCTACGTCCACCGCTCCATCGCCGCCGGGTTCACCGACGCGTTCGTGGAGACGGTGCGCGGCTACCGGGCGGGCGATCCCACCGACGAGGCGACGTACGTGGGCCCGCTGGCCCGCCGGGAGCAGCTGGCGGTGCTGGAGGAGCAGGTGCGGGACGCGGTGGAGAAGGGGGCGCGGCTCCTCTGCGGGGGGAAGCGGCGCGAGGGGCGCGGCTGGTACTTCGAGCCGACGGTGCTCGCCGGGGTCGACCACTCCATGCGCGTCATGCGCGAGGAGAGCTTCGGGCCCGTGATCGGCATCCAGGAAGTTGCCGGCGACGACGAGGCGGTGGAGCGGATGAACGACACCGAGTACGGGCTCACGGCGGGCGTCTACACCCCCGACCGCGCGCGGGCGGAGCGGGTGCTGGCGCGCGTGGACGCGGGGACCGTCTACTGGAACTGCTGCGACCGCGTGAGCCCGCGCCTGCCGTGGACGGGCCGCCGCCACTCGGGGATCGGCTCCACGCTCTCGGTGCTCGGCATCCGCGCCTTCGTGCAGCCCAAGGCCTGGCACCTGAACCCGAGCTGCGGGGGATAG
- a CDS encoding DUF4242 domain-containing protein, with amino-acid sequence MPKYLIEREIPGAGDLSPEQLRAISQKSCGVLQGLGPQIQWVQSYVTGDKITCIYVAPNEEMVREHARQGGFPADRVLEVRAMIDPTTAEEPAAVPA; translated from the coding sequence ATGCCGAAGTACCTCATCGAGCGCGAGATCCCCGGAGCCGGCGACCTGTCGCCCGAGCAGCTGCGGGCGATCTCGCAGAAGTCGTGCGGCGTCCTCCAGGGGCTCGGCCCGCAGATCCAGTGGGTGCAGAGCTACGTGACCGGCGACAAGATCACCTGCATCTACGTGGCCCCCAACGAGGAGATGGTGCGCGAGCACGCGCGCCAGGGCGGCTTCCCGGCCGACCGCGTGCTGGAGGTCAGGGCGATGATCGACCCCACCACCGCCGAGGAGCCGGCCGCCGTCCCGGCCTGA
- a CDS encoding diguanylate cyclase produces MLTRWFPLARSLDRFGLAGTAAILIAASVALSVLVTCAVMELWLGGVSVAGAVLGALVPAVCAPPFIVALLRVVVQLRGTREELRRLTLTDELTGAFNRRHFVALAEKEFARARRYGQPFSVVMMDLDDFKDVNDRHGHGGGDHVIRVVSELCRSGIRESDLFARLGGDEFVLLLPNTGRRRAFESAKRLQRLIAVTPVRWRGERIAVNASLGVATWSPSIRELDELLLAADHALFAAKRAGKDEVAVAPAPAEEDDVLAGDAAGA; encoded by the coding sequence ATGCTCACCCGCTGGTTCCCGCTCGCCCGCAGCCTCGACCGCTTCGGCCTCGCCGGCACGGCCGCGATCCTGATCGCGGCGTCCGTGGCGCTGTCGGTGCTGGTGACGTGCGCGGTGATGGAGCTCTGGCTGGGCGGCGTGAGCGTGGCCGGCGCCGTGCTGGGCGCGCTGGTGCCGGCGGTGTGCGCGCCGCCCTTCATCGTGGCGCTGCTGAGGGTGGTGGTGCAGCTGCGCGGCACCCGCGAGGAGCTGCGCCGGCTCACGCTCACCGACGAGCTGACGGGCGCCTTCAACCGCCGGCACTTCGTGGCCCTGGCCGAGAAGGAGTTCGCCCGCGCCCGGCGCTACGGGCAGCCGTTCTCGGTGGTGATGATGGACCTGGACGACTTCAAGGACGTCAACGACCGCCACGGCCACGGCGGCGGCGACCACGTGATCCGCGTCGTCAGCGAACTGTGCCGCTCCGGGATCCGCGAGAGCGACCTGTTCGCGCGCCTGGGCGGCGACGAGTTCGTGCTCCTCCTTCCCAACACCGGCCGCAGGCGCGCCTTCGAGAGCGCGAAGCGCCTGCAGCGGCTGATCGCCGTCACCCCGGTGCGCTGGCGGGGCGAGCGGATCGCCGTGAACGCCAGCCTGGGCGTGGCCACCTGGTCCCCCTCCATCCGCGAGCTCGACGAGCTCCTCCTGGCCGCCGACCACGCCCTCTTCGCCGCCAAGCGCGCCGGGAAGGACGAAGTCGCCGTCGCCCCCGCGCCCGCCGAGGAAGACGACGTGCTGGCCGGCGACGCCGCGGGTGCCTGA